Genomic window (Thomasclavelia spiroformis DSM 1552):
TTGATTTTATCTTATCATTATGCGGACTGATTATATTAAGTCCTGTTTTTATTATTTTATGTATTTGGATCAAATTAGACAGTAAAGGACCAATCTTATTTAAACAGAAAAGAGTAGGTATCAATAAAACATATTTCAATATTTATAAATTCAGAACAATGTATATCGATACACCGAAAGATATGCCGACACATATGTTAAAAGATCCTGATCAGTTTATTACCGGGGCTGGAAAATTTTTAAGAAAGACATCATTGGATGAACTGCCACAGATCATCAATATTATTAAAGGAGAGATGGCAATTATCGGACCAAGACCAGCTTTATGGAATCAATATGATTTGATTGAAGAAAGAGATAAATATCATGCCAATGATGTAAGACCGGGATTAACAGGATGGGCACAGATAAACGGAAGAGATGAATTAGAAATAGATGTAAAAGCCGGATTAGATGGAGAATACGTTAAACGTATCTCTTTTTTATTTGATCTAAAGTGTTTTTTTAGAACTATTACATCAGTATTAAAATCAGATGGAGTAGTAGAAGGTGGAACAGGAGAAATTTATAAAAAGGATGATAGGTAAGAATATGGGATTAAAGTTGATGTATATTACAAATAACCCTGCAATTGCTGAAATTGCAGAATGTGCAGGGGTAGATAGAATATTCATTGATATGGAATATATTGGAAAAGATGAAAGACAAGCTGGATTGGATACAGTTAAATCTCATCATACAATTAATGATGTAAAAAAGATACGTTCTCAAATTCATAAAGCAGAGCTACTGGTTCGTATAAATCCAATACATGAAGAAACAATGGAATATATGGGTTCTTTTAAAGAAATTAATGCTGTTATTGATGCTGGTGCAGATATATTAATGCTTCCAATGTTTAGAACTTTAGAAGAAATTGAAACATTCATTAGCTTGGTAAACGGAAGAGCAAAAATAATGCTTCTTTTAGAAACAATAGATGCAATGAATAAAATCGAAGAAATTGTAAAAATTCGTGGAATAGATGAAATTCATATTGGATTAAATGATCTTCATTTAGCTTTACATAAAAGGTTTATGTTTGAACTACTTTCAGATGGAACAGTAGATAGGTTATGTAAAATTATTTCAGAAAAAGGAATTCCTTATGGTTTTGGAGGGATTGCAAGATTAGGGTATGGTGAGTTGCCAGCTGAATATGTTATTACAGAACATTATCGTTTGGGTTCAACTCTAGCAATACTTTCGAGAAGTTTCTGTAATGCAAATAAAATAGAAAACCCGAAGGAAATTGAAAATATCTTTAAGAATGGTATACAGCTAATCCGAGATTGGGAACAAAAAGTTACATCGTTTTCAGAAAAAGATTTTCAAAATAATAGGCAGATTGTTTGTCAAAAAGTGAACGAAATAGTTGAGAGGGAAGATAATTGTGAAAAGAAAATATAAGATATGTGCATTGACAACTATTTCTAAAACAATGGATTGGTTTATTGTTGATTCTATGAGGAATTTATCAAAAAATGGATATGATGTTACTTTAATTTCAAATATGGAAGAGGGGTTTATAGATAGAAATAGTGATTATGCAACATGTATTAATCTTCCGATGAGTAGAGGTGTGAGTATAAAAGATGTACTTAAGTGCACAAACTTTCTTAGAAAGTATTTCAAAAAAGAAAAATTTGATGTGATTTATTATACTTCTCCAAACGTATCTTTATACGCTTCAATAGCAGGAGTATTGGCTGGTGTTCAAATAAGGTTTTATAGTCAATGTGGATTACGATATGTTTCTTTCAGTGGCATAAAGAAAAAAATCTTTTGGCTTGTAGAAAAGATCACGTGTATGCTATCAACGACTATTAGATCTCAAAGTCCATTGAATATGCAATTTGCTATTGATGAAAAGCTTTGCAGTAAAGAAAAGATTTCTGTTGTAGGTATTGGTGGTACAACAGGTGTTGATTTAGCAAAATGTGATAGTTTTGATCATGAAAAAATGAAGTGGATTTTAAGAAATAAATATAATATTCCACAAGATGCATTTTTATATGGATATGTTGGTAGAATTAATGCTGATAAAGGAATTAATGAATTAATCGAGGCTTTTATAATGCTACAAAAAAAGCATAATAATATTTATCTGGTATTGGTTGGCATGATGGATGATACAAATCCAATTAGTCAAAAAAATATAGAAATTGCCCAAAATAACGATCATATTATCATGACTGGAAACGTTTCACCAGATCAAGTATATCCACATATGGCAATGTTTGATATTTTAACACATCCTACATATCGTGAAGGGTTTGGAAAAGTATTACAAGAAGCAATGGGTGTAGGTATTCCAATTATAACTACAAATGTTCCTGGACCTTCTGAGGTTATAGAGAATAATGTATCTGGGCTTCTTGTGAAAGTTAAAGATGTAAAAGACTTAGCAGAAAAAATGAATTTACTTTATATGGATAAAAATTTAAAAAATATATTTGCAACTGAAGGAAGAGCAAGAGCAGAAAAATATTTTGATAGACCTATCATGTTAAATAATATTTTAGTTGATTTGAATGAAACAATGAAAAAGAACAGGGGAGATTAGATGCTATTTAGTATTATATTACCAATTTATAATGTTGAAAATTATCTGTGTGAATGTGTAGACAGTATCTTAAATCAGACTTACAAAGATTATGAGATTATTCTTGTAGATGATGGTTCTAAGGATAAAAGTCCTCATATTTGTGATGAACTTGCACATAAATATGATTGTATTAAAGTAATTCACAAAAAAAATGGCGGATTGTCTGATGCAAGAAATGCTGGTACAAAAGAGGCAATTGGGAAGTATATTGTTTATATAGATAGTGACGATTATATACTTGATAAAGAATTTTTAAGTAAATTAGCACAAAAGACAAAAACTGGAGTAGATTTAATATTTTATAAGTATCAGAAATATTTTAATGAAACAAAAAAATTGGAAGATTGTACATATACTTATTCACTTGCAATGTCAGAGACTTTGTATGCAAATAAGATAGAAGCACTTGTAAAAGCAGATGCATTTTATGGTATGGCATGGATTAAAGCAGTTAAAAGAAAACTTATTGTTGAAAATAATATTAATTTTGAAGTTGGACTTCTCGGTGAAGATATGGATTGGAACTATCAAGTTATTTTCAATGCTTCTACCATAGAATTTATTGATGAACCAATGATTGCATATAGGCAAAGAGAAGGATCAATAACTTCCACTCATACATTAAAAAACTTAGTAGATTTTGTTTATATTTTAGAAAAATGGTCAAATCGTATTACAAATGATATTAAAGATGAAAAATTAAAGATAGCGCTATATGGTTCTTTAGCAAAATATTACAGTAATTTATTAGTGGTTTACTCTCGACTTTCAGATTCGAAAAAGAAGATTTATATAAAAAGAATTAAGAATTTAGGTTGGTTACTAAAATATGGCATGAGTCAAAGACCTCAAATGATTTATAAAATATATAGGATAGCTGGCTTTAGATTAACAATTATTGCATTGAAAATATTTGATAGGATTAAATAAAAATGAAAGAAAATAAAGATAAAAAAAATTTACCGAAAATATTAGCGATTTCTTTGAGTACATGGCGAAGCGATAGTGGGATTCATACACAAACAGATTTATTTAAGTTTTGGAAACCTGATAGAGTAGCGCAAATTTATACAAAATCTGATATGCCTAATACGCCAGTTTGTAACCATTTTTTTCGAATTTCTGAAAACGAGATCATAAAAAGTGTGTATAAAAGAAAACCCGTAGGGAAAAGAGTTACTAATGCTATCACAGTGGATGAAGTAACACAAAAAGCAATTGAAGCAGAAAGAAAACTTTATATGAAAGCACATAAGAAGAAATCATGGCTGATGACGATCATGAGGGAAATTGTCTGGACTTTAGGCTGTTGGAAAACAAAAGAATTGAATGAGTTTATTGAGGAGGAAGCACCTGATGTATATTTTGTACCGATATATCCAGTAGTTTATATGGGAAAATTTCAATTATATATACTGAAAAAATATCCGAAGCCATATGTTTGTTATTTAGCAGATGATAATTATTCTTATAAACCATGTGGAAAAAATATTTTTGCATATATACATCGTTTTATGCTTCGCAGAGTTGTAAAAAAATTAGCAACAAATTGTACAGAGATGTTTACGATTACAAAAACTGAAGCTGAAGATACAGATAAACTCTTCGGTACGAGAAGTATTGTGCTTACAAAAGGAATCAATTATGAAGGATTGAAGTTTGAAGAAAAAAAAGTTTCAAGTCCAATAAGAATGGTCTATACAGGAAATTTACTTATAGGTAGAGCAAATTCTCTTGTAGAAATATCAAAAGCATTAGCAAAAATCAATCAAGATAGAGAGAGTGTTATACTAGATATTTATTCACCAACTATTTTAGATGATAAAACAATGAAATATCTAAATTCTAATGGATGTCATTTTAAAGGACAAGTTCCCAAAAGTGAGGTGGATAGAATTCAAAAATCAGCAGATATTGTAATATTTGTTGAGTCTTTGGAAAAAGAACATCGTTATGATGCAAGACTTTCTTTTTCAACAAAGTTGACAGATTATTTTAAAAATGGAAAATGTATTTTTGCAATTGGAGATAAATCAATCGCACCGATTATTTATCTTAAAGAGAACAACTGTGCAATTATTGTGAATGAATACGAAGAAATTGAAGGTCAGCTTAGATACTTGGTTGAGAATCCAGAAAAAATTGTAGAATATAGTAGGAACGCATTTGAGTGTGGTAAAAGAAATCACAATGAAATAGATATTAAGAAGGTGTTCGTGGAGACTTTTTTCAAGGCGACTGCTTCTGGTGTAAAAGAGTAAAGCGATGAAAAAGATAGCGATTTTTAATGATTTTCGAAAACCACTTCCAACTGTTAAGGGGGGAGTGTATTAGCTTAAACAAATTTTTAATTGATGAAAATGAAAAGTCTATGGAATATCATTTGATGTTTATTCTTGTCATGATTCAGAAGTAGAAAAAGTGATGAAAAAATATAAATATACAAATTTTATTTTTTCAAAGGATGCAAGAAGAACAAGATTTTTTACGAATTTGAAATTTGTATTAAACAATAAATTTCATACAAATTTTGATTTGTCATTGATACCATTTCAAAAATCAGTAAGAAAGCATTTTGGAAAAGAAAAATATGATGCTGTATATACGTAAATGGCTATATTAGAAGGGCATTATCGATTATCAAACTTTTAAAAGTGTTTGTCATTCTTCATTATCATGTTATCACAGATATTTCAGCTGGAAAAGTACTAATGGAAAGTCACTTTAAGAAGGCTGTTCAAGAATTTTATTCATAAGTGAATTTGTAGAGAAATTTAAATCCAATAGAAATAAAATGAATATATTTTTGAATGCAATTGATATATCAAGATTCCATTTGAATAATTTCGAAGTGATAAGAATAAATGTTAGAAATAATAAATATGGTATTCAAAAAGAAGATAAAGTAGCATCGCTTGTTGATAAGACAATAGGAAATAAAGGTGTACTTGAATTGATACAAGCGTTCAATCACTGTAAATTTTAGGATGATATGAGACTTGTTGTTGGTGAAACCTATAATTTTAACAAAGTAATAGACTATGTAAAAAAATATCTGTTAAAAACAAGGAAAAATCATAACATCCTACTTACTGGATATATTTTTTATCTAGATATTTCTAATTATTATATCGTTTCTGATATAGCAATATTGTTGTTAAGATGCAATGGAACATGAGGATCAGTTGGAATCGAAGAAATAGTTTTAGACTGGACTGTTTATCATCACAACAAACAGAGACGGAATAGGAGAAAAAGCTTTAAATGAGTGTAAGATTACTATTCTGGATGATGAAGAATTATTTGAAAATATAGCAAAAACATTAAACAGGTGGTTTATGGTAATGAACTATGCTTTAAAATGGAAAAATATGGAATAGATAAGGAAAAGAAGTTCGACAAAGTTGGATATTTCATTAGATTCAAAAAAGAATGGATGAAGTGATAGAAAATGGATAAAACGTTTGATTTTTATAAAGAAAAAAAGAAAGTAATTACAGAATTGACAAAACATGGTCTTGACGAAATACAAGCTGAGGTTGTTGCGGATTGTTTTGCAACAGCGGATTTATATGGGGTAACAAGTCATGGTTGTGCCATGACACAGGCACATATTAAGAGATTAAAATGTGGTGGATATAATTTGAAACCTGATTTTAAAATTATGCGAGAAACAGATGCTTTCGCTGTGGTGGATGGTGATAATTCATTTGGACCAGTTTCGGCAATGTTCTGTTTGAACTTAGCAATAAAGAGATGCAAAGATTCAGGAGTATATACGGTATTTAGCAGAAATAACAATACTTTTGGACCGGCATTTTACTATTCATTAAAAGCTGCAGAACAAGGATACATTGCTTTTATTTGTTCTAATAGTCCAGCACAGATGGCTCCAATTGGCGGGAAGGAAAAAATGCTAGGGACTAATCCATTTGCAGTAGTTATTCCTGTACCAGGACATGATCCTGTTATTATTGACATGGCAACAAGTGTGGTAGCTAAATCAAAGTTCAAACAATATAAGGAAGCAGGAAAACTGCTTCCAAATGGTTGGGCACTTGATAAAGATGGTAAACCAACGAATGCTCCAGACGAAGGAATTCAAGGTATGGTTCTTCCAATGGCAGGATTTAAAGGATATGGAATTGCCATGTTAATTGATATTATGTCTGGTGTACTGTCTGGAGCAGCTTATCTAAATAAAGTCGGTAGATTTTATTCTGAAGATGGCTCAGGAATGAATGTTGGATTTTATATGACAGTAATTGATCCGGTTGCTGTGCTAGAGGAATATGATGAAATAATTACGGATTTTATAAATCGTTTGAAAACATCAAAGCCTGGTGTAGATGGAAAAATTATTTTACCGGGCGATGATAGGATAAAATTCAAAAAGACTATTTAGTTAGAGAGAAGAGGTGAATTATGCGAGTATTACAAGTCAATGCCGTATATAAGACTAAAAGTACTGGACGTATTTGTATGGAGATTCATAAGTATCTCCAAAGTAAGGGGATAGAGAGCTATGTAGCTTATGCGAATGAAAACACAGATAAATCCAGAGATCCAAATGTTTTTAGAGTAGGAAATGTTTTTGACCATAAATTACATGCTATAGAATACAGAATAGATAAGCTTCAGGGATGTCATTCTCGTATTGCAACGAAGATATTACTTAGAAAAATATCAAGGTTGAAGCCTGATATTATACTTACCCATAATTTACATTCAAATTATTTGCATGTAGGGCTTTTTTTGAAAGGATTAAAAGACTTACATACTCCAGTGGTAGTAGATCTTCATGATTGTTGGTTTTTAACAGGCGGATGTTACCATTATACAGAAAGGGGTTGTAATAAGTGGCTTTCAGGATGTAAGGGATGCGAATTATTTGGAAAAGCTGCTGAAAAAAAATACAAATTGAATTGTGAAATTTTTGATTACGTTAAACCAACAATTGTGGCAACGTCAAAATGGATAGAACATGAAGCACGGAAATCACTTTTATCTACAAGAACAAATATTGAAATGATTTATGATTGGATTGATACAGCAACTTTTTATCCGAGGACTTGTAATAAAATTAGAGAAACTCTAGGGATTGGAAACAAAATTATGATTTTGGGAGTTGCAACGGGATGGAGTCCAGTTAAAGGACAAATAGAGATGATTAAAATTGCAGAAGCAATGCCTGATGCAGTGGTGATTTTAGTGGGAAATCAGGTAAAAAAAGTTAATTATCCTAAAAATGTAATTACAATAGCTTTTACAGACAGTAAGGAAGAATTGGCAGAATTATATAGTGCTGCGGATGTGTTTTTTAATCCATCAAAACAAGAAACATTTGGTTTAGTTACAGGAGAGGCTTTAGCATGTGGTACGCCAATTGTAGTGTACAATACAACAGCGTGCCCTGAATTTGTTACAAAATATACTGGTGTTGTAATAGAAAAAGGCGAAGACGTAGTTATGGCTGTTAATGAGGTGTTGAGGAAAAATGAAAAGTATGGACGGGATTTTATTAAAGAAAAATGTGTGAAATTTGTTGAAGATAATTTTAATATGCAAAAGAATATTGATAAATATATTCAATTATTTAATGAAATTATTTTCAATAATAATGGAAAACGGAGTTAAATAATGAGTTTATTAATTGTAATTGTTTTGTTATTAATTATTCTTGCAAAGATTGTATCATTTCGGAATACTTCTATAAGTACACAAAAGAAATTTTTGATATTTACGGGAATTATCATTGTAGTAGTTTTTTCTATTAGAAATGCAGAAGTTGATATAGGTTCGGATTTAAATAACTATTATCGGCTCTATTGCAGGGCTATAGAGTCATCGTCACTTGTTGATTTTTTAAATAACAACCCATTTGAAAAAGGTTATTTATTATTAAATTGGATATTAAGTAGATTGATTAAATGGCCTCAATTTATTCTATTATTTCAATCTGCCTTTTGTATCAGTATTACATTTAGATTTATTTATAGATATTCTAATAATATGTTTATGTCAGTTTTAGGATTTATGTCATTTGGACTTATGCAATTCTATTTAACAGGATTTAGACAATCGATAGCTATAGCTATTTGTTTGTTAGCTTTAGAAATGGCAGAAAAGAGAAAATTACTAAGTTTTATAGTATTTTCAGCTTTGGCTATATCTATTCATCAAACATCAATTGTATTTATTATAGTTTATGTTCTTGTAAGAATTCCTGTAAATAAGTTGACTGTATTGTTAGATGTTAGTTTAATTTTAATACTCTCAAAAGTTATTCCAGAGTTAATTGAATTTGGAAATGAAGTTTTTGAAAAAAGTTATGCTGGTGTTTTTACAGGAAATTTAACAGGAGGCTTGATAAATATTTTAATAGCATTTTTAATTTTATTTGTTATGGTTATTCAATTAAAATCAAGATATAAACATAATATATATTTGAATTATAATGATGTAGAAAAACCATATAATAATGTACTTAAAATAACTAATAAAAGTGCTATTAATTATAAATTTATGCATATTTTAATTATCGGAATAGGTTTTTATATTATGAGATACAATGCA
Coding sequences:
- a CDS encoding sugar transferase translates to MYKKTVKRIIDFILSLCGLIILSPVFIILCIWIKLDSKGPILFKQKRVGINKTYFNIYKFRTMYIDTPKDMPTHMLKDPDQFITGAGKFLRKTSLDELPQIINIIKGEMAIIGPRPALWNQYDLIEERDKYHANDVRPGLTGWAQINGRDELEIDVKAGLDGEYVKRISFLFDLKCFFRTITSVLKSDGVVEGGTGEIYKKDDR
- a CDS encoding aldolase/citrate lyase family protein, giving the protein MEQEKFIKRMIGKNMGLKLMYITNNPAIAEIAECAGVDRIFIDMEYIGKDERQAGLDTVKSHHTINDVKKIRSQIHKAELLVRINPIHEETMEYMGSFKEINAVIDAGADILMLPMFRTLEEIETFISLVNGRAKIMLLLETIDAMNKIEEIVKIRGIDEIHIGLNDLHLALHKRFMFELLSDGTVDRLCKIISEKGIPYGFGGIARLGYGELPAEYVITEHYRLGSTLAILSRSFCNANKIENPKEIENIFKNGIQLIRDWEQKVTSFSEKDFQNNRQIVCQKVNEIVEREDNCEKKI
- a CDS encoding glycosyltransferase family 4 protein → MKRKYKICALTTISKTMDWFIVDSMRNLSKNGYDVTLISNMEEGFIDRNSDYATCINLPMSRGVSIKDVLKCTNFLRKYFKKEKFDVIYYTSPNVSLYASIAGVLAGVQIRFYSQCGLRYVSFSGIKKKIFWLVEKITCMLSTTIRSQSPLNMQFAIDEKLCSKEKISVVGIGGTTGVDLAKCDSFDHEKMKWILRNKYNIPQDAFLYGYVGRINADKGINELIEAFIMLQKKHNNIYLVLVGMMDDTNPISQKNIEIAQNNDHIIMTGNVSPDQVYPHMAMFDILTHPTYREGFGKVLQEAMGVGIPIITTNVPGPSEVIENNVSGLLVKVKDVKDLAEKMNLLYMDKNLKNIFATEGRARAEKYFDRPIMLNNILVDLNETMKKNRGD
- a CDS encoding glycosyltransferase family 2 protein, with the protein product MLFSIILPIYNVENYLCECVDSILNQTYKDYEIILVDDGSKDKSPHICDELAHKYDCIKVIHKKNGGLSDARNAGTKEAIGKYIVYIDSDDYILDKEFLSKLAQKTKTGVDLIFYKYQKYFNETKKLEDCTYTYSLAMSETLYANKIEALVKADAFYGMAWIKAVKRKLIVENNINFEVGLLGEDMDWNYQVIFNASTIEFIDEPMIAYRQREGSITSTHTLKNLVDFVYILEKWSNRITNDIKDEKLKIALYGSLAKYYSNLLVVYSRLSDSKKKIYIKRIKNLGWLLKYGMSQRPQMIYKIYRIAGFRLTIIALKIFDRIK
- a CDS encoding Ldh family oxidoreductase; the protein is MDKTFDFYKEKKKVITELTKHGLDEIQAEVVADCFATADLYGVTSHGCAMTQAHIKRLKCGGYNLKPDFKIMRETDAFAVVDGDNSFGPVSAMFCLNLAIKRCKDSGVYTVFSRNNNTFGPAFYYSLKAAEQGYIAFICSNSPAQMAPIGGKEKMLGTNPFAVVIPVPGHDPVIIDMATSVVAKSKFKQYKEAGKLLPNGWALDKDGKPTNAPDEGIQGMVLPMAGFKGYGIAMLIDIMSGVLSGAAYLNKVGRFYSEDGSGMNVGFYMTVIDPVAVLEEYDEIITDFINRLKTSKPGVDGKIILPGDDRIKFKKTI
- a CDS encoding glycosyltransferase, translating into MRVLQVNAVYKTKSTGRICMEIHKYLQSKGIESYVAYANENTDKSRDPNVFRVGNVFDHKLHAIEYRIDKLQGCHSRIATKILLRKISRLKPDIILTHNLHSNYLHVGLFLKGLKDLHTPVVVDLHDCWFLTGGCYHYTERGCNKWLSGCKGCELFGKAAEKKYKLNCEIFDYVKPTIVATSKWIEHEARKSLLSTRTNIEMIYDWIDTATFYPRTCNKIRETLGIGNKIMILGVATGWSPVKGQIEMIKIAEAMPDAVVILVGNQVKKVNYPKNVITIAFTDSKEELAELYSAADVFFNPSKQETFGLVTGEALACGTPIVVYNTTACPEFVTKYTGVVIEKGEDVVMAVNEVLRKNEKYGRDFIKEKCVKFVEDNFNMQKNIDKYIQLFNEIIFNNNGKRS
- a CDS encoding EpsG family protein, with the protein product MSLLIVIVLLLIILAKIVSFRNTSISTQKKFLIFTGIIIVVVFSIRNAEVDIGSDLNNYYRLYCRAIESSSLVDFLNNNPFEKGYLLLNWILSRLIKWPQFILLFQSAFCISITFRFIYRYSNNMFMSVLGFMSFGLMQFYLTGFRQSIAIAICLLALEMAEKRKLLSFIVFSALAISIHQTSIVFIIVYVLVRIPVNKLTVLLDVSLILILSKVIPELIEFGNEVFEKSYAGVFTGNLTGGLINILIAFLILFVMVIQLKSRYKHNIYLNYNDVEKPYNNVLKITNKSAINYKFMHILIIGIGFYIMRYNALVLERISFYFTPVMFILLPQVIENGFTKESKKILQIIFILGMIFLIYWRMKNMSFIPFWL